Proteins co-encoded in one Bacillus paramycoides genomic window:
- the metH gene encoding methionine synthase, whose product MKCIEEKLQNNILILDGAMGTMIQQEDLTAEDFGGEEYEGCNEYLVETRPDVILKIHKAYIEAGADIIETNTFGATNIVLSDYELSHLDEELNEKAARLAKQAVNESGKEVYVAGAMGPTTKAISVTGGVTFDELIEAYTRQARGLLKGEVDVLLVETSQDMRNVKAAYIGIQAAFDELNTIVPIMISGTIEPMGTTLAGQTIEAFYLSVEHMKPLSVGLNCATGPEFMRDHIRSLSDLSECYISCYPNAGLPDEDGHYHESPSSLAEKVKRFAEEGWVNIIGGCCGTTPEHIKAMKAALASLNPREHHERAGHGVSGLEALQYDDSMRPLFVGERTNVIGSRKFKQLVAEGKFEEAAEVARAQVKKNAHVIDICMADPDRDEIEDMENFLAEVTKVLKVPIMIDSTDENVMERALTYIQGKAVINSINLEDGEERFKKVTPLLQKYGAAIVVGTIDEDGMAVSAERKLEIAKRSYELLTTKYGIRPSDIIFDALVFPVGTGDEEYIGSAAATIEGIRLIKEALPECLTILGVSNISFGLPPAGREVLNSVFLYHATKAGLDYAIVNTEKLERYASIPDEEKRLADALLFETTQETLEEFTNFYRVAKKKDVVVQETLTLDERLANYIVEGTKQGLHEDLSLALTEGRKPLDIINGPLMTGMDEVGRLFNNNELIVAEVLQSAESMKAAVSYLEPHMESSDSAKKGKVLLATVKGDVHDIGKNLVEIILANNGYEIINLGINVRSDRIVQEVQEKKPDIIGLSGLLVKSAQQMVMTAEDLKAADIDIPIVVGGAALTRKFTDNRISPSYKGLVCYASDAMTGLDIINKLQKEEEREKMKQDKKERHLHIVTKEEKKVEIPAVIEPLPKAAVIVPDSTKRIVLRDIPVAHLAPFLNRQMLLGHHLGLKGSVKKLLREGDKRAHELNDLIDELLQEGQSWLKPKAVYQFFPAQSDGQNIIIYDPEDHTRVIERFTFPRQGKAPYRTLGDYLRPVGDEMDYVAFLSVTVGEGVRDIAEEWKAKGDYLRSHAIQSLALELAEGLAEKTHMLIRDRWGIPDSPELTMEERFRTKYRGIRVSFGYPACPELADQEKLFRLIHPEEIGISLTEGFMMEPEASVTAMVFSHPEARYFSVL is encoded by the coding sequence ATGAAATGTATAGAAGAAAAATTACAAAATAACATCTTAATATTAGATGGTGCAATGGGAACAATGATTCAGCAAGAGGACTTAACTGCGGAAGATTTCGGAGGAGAAGAGTACGAAGGCTGTAATGAATATTTAGTAGAAACAAGGCCTGATGTCATTTTAAAGATTCATAAAGCTTATATTGAAGCTGGAGCAGATATTATTGAAACAAATACATTTGGGGCGACAAATATTGTATTAAGTGATTATGAGTTGTCTCATTTAGACGAGGAACTAAATGAGAAGGCAGCACGTTTAGCGAAGCAAGCGGTCAATGAAAGCGGGAAGGAAGTATACGTTGCGGGAGCAATGGGGCCGACAACGAAAGCGATTAGTGTTACTGGTGGTGTAACATTTGACGAATTAATTGAAGCTTATACGCGGCAGGCAAGAGGGTTATTGAAGGGAGAAGTGGATGTATTACTCGTTGAGACGAGTCAAGATATGCGTAACGTGAAGGCTGCTTATATTGGAATTCAAGCAGCTTTTGACGAATTAAATACAATTGTACCTATCATGATTTCGGGAACGATTGAACCGATGGGAACGACTCTAGCTGGGCAAACAATTGAGGCTTTTTACTTATCGGTAGAACATATGAAGCCATTATCTGTTGGATTAAACTGTGCGACTGGTCCGGAGTTTATGAGAGATCATATTCGTTCCCTATCAGATTTGTCGGAGTGTTACATTTCTTGTTATCCCAATGCAGGTCTTCCTGATGAAGATGGACATTATCATGAATCTCCATCTTCTCTCGCTGAAAAAGTGAAGCGATTTGCTGAAGAAGGATGGGTTAATATTATCGGTGGTTGTTGTGGCACAACGCCAGAACATATAAAAGCAATGAAAGCTGCATTAGCGTCTCTTAATCCGCGTGAACATCACGAAAGAGCTGGGCACGGTGTTAGTGGATTAGAGGCACTGCAATATGATGACTCTATGAGACCGTTATTTGTTGGTGAAAGAACAAACGTTATTGGATCACGTAAATTTAAACAATTAGTAGCAGAAGGAAAATTTGAAGAGGCTGCGGAAGTTGCAAGAGCGCAAGTGAAGAAAAATGCTCATGTTATTGATATTTGTATGGCAGACCCGGACCGGGATGAAATAGAAGATATGGAAAACTTCTTGGCAGAAGTTACGAAAGTATTAAAAGTCCCGATCATGATTGACTCAACAGATGAAAATGTGATGGAGCGAGCTCTTACTTATATTCAAGGGAAAGCTGTTATTAATTCAATTAATTTAGAAGATGGAGAAGAACGATTTAAAAAAGTGACACCGCTTCTTCAAAAATATGGTGCCGCTATTGTTGTAGGAACAATCGATGAAGACGGTATGGCGGTTAGTGCAGAACGAAAACTCGAAATTGCGAAAAGAAGTTATGAGTTATTGACGACGAAATATGGTATACGCCCGTCAGATATTATTTTTGACGCACTTGTATTTCCTGTAGGTACAGGTGATGAAGAATATATTGGCTCGGCGGCAGCGACGATAGAAGGTATTCGTCTTATTAAAGAAGCGTTACCAGAGTGTTTAACGATTTTAGGTGTAAGTAACATATCATTTGGTTTACCACCAGCTGGGCGTGAAGTATTAAATTCCGTCTTTTTATATCATGCAACGAAAGCAGGATTAGATTACGCGATTGTGAATACGGAAAAATTAGAGCGCTATGCGTCAATTCCTGATGAAGAAAAACGCCTTGCAGATGCATTACTTTTTGAAACGACGCAAGAGACGTTAGAAGAATTTACAAACTTCTATCGCGTGGCAAAAAAGAAAGATGTTGTTGTCCAAGAAACATTAACTCTTGATGAAAGGCTCGCAAATTACATTGTAGAAGGTACGAAACAAGGGTTACACGAAGATTTAAGCCTCGCACTTACAGAAGGAAGAAAACCTTTGGATATTATTAATGGTCCACTTATGACAGGAATGGATGAGGTAGGACGATTATTTAATAATAATGAGCTTATCGTTGCTGAAGTATTGCAAAGTGCTGAAAGTATGAAAGCTGCTGTAAGTTATTTAGAGCCACATATGGAATCTAGCGATAGTGCGAAAAAAGGGAAAGTATTATTAGCAACTGTTAAAGGTGACGTACATGATATTGGGAAAAATCTCGTTGAAATTATTTTAGCGAATAACGGATATGAGATTATTAATTTAGGAATCAATGTTCGCTCGGATCGAATTGTGCAAGAAGTACAAGAAAAGAAGCCTGATATTATTGGGCTTTCTGGTTTATTAGTAAAATCAGCGCAACAAATGGTAATGACTGCTGAAGATTTAAAAGCAGCGGATATTGACATTCCAATTGTTGTAGGCGGGGCAGCGTTAACGAGAAAGTTTACAGATAACCGTATTTCGCCATCCTATAAAGGGCTCGTATGTTATGCAAGTGATGCGATGACGGGGCTTGATATTATTAATAAGCTTCAAAAAGAAGAAGAGAGAGAGAAGATGAAACAAGATAAAAAAGAACGTCATCTTCATATCGTAACAAAAGAAGAGAAGAAAGTAGAAATTCCAGCAGTAATTGAACCATTACCGAAGGCCGCGGTTATAGTGCCTGATTCAACAAAACGAATCGTATTACGCGATATCCCAGTTGCACATCTCGCTCCATTTTTAAATAGACAAATGCTACTTGGACATCACCTTGGATTAAAAGGAAGTGTGAAGAAGCTTTTGCGAGAGGGAGATAAAAGAGCACATGAATTAAATGATTTAATAGACGAATTATTGCAGGAAGGACAATCTTGGTTAAAGCCGAAAGCAGTGTATCAATTTTTCCCAGCGCAAAGCGATGGACAAAATATTATAATATATGATCCAGAAGATCATACGCGTGTTATAGAACGTTTCACATTCCCAAGACAAGGAAAAGCACCATATCGTACTTTAGGTGATTATTTACGCCCAGTTGGAGATGAGATGGACTACGTTGCTTTCCTATCTGTTACGGTTGGGGAAGGTGTTCGGGACATTGCTGAAGAATGGAAAGCGAAGGGTGATTATTTACGCAGTCATGCTATTCAATCGTTAGCGCTTGAACTAGCAGAGGGACTTGCTGAAAAGACACATATGCTTATTCGGGATCGCTGGGGTATTCCAGATTCACCAGAACTGACGATGGAAGAACGTTTCCGTACAAAATATAGAGGAATACGCGTGTCCTTCGGTTATCCAGCATGTCCAGAACTCGCGGATCAAGAAAAGTTATTTCGCCTAATTCATCCAGAAGAAATAGGTATTTCATTAACGGAAGGATTTATGATGGAGCCAGAAGCATCTGTAACGGCTATGGTATTTTCTCACCCCGAGGCAAGATATTTTAGTGTATTATAG
- a CDS encoding bifunctional homocysteine S-methyltransferase/methylenetetrahydrofolate reductase translates to MKLLDLLSKGIVIGDGAVGTLLHSHGLQSSFEELNISDPDLIISIHKQYVAAGADVIQTNTYGANEAKLRMYGLENQVTEINRAAVKLAKASVTDRNAILGTIGGMKHIGAVTTTDMEREFMLLEQASALLEEQVDGLLLETFYDEFELLHAVQVLRKQTNIPIVAQLALHEAGTTQNGNDVNEILKQLLDYGANVVGLNCQLGPLHMTEAFKMISIPQNGYLSAYPNAGLPNYVEGRYVYEGSPAYFEAMTPKFIEQGIRLLGGCCGTTPEHIESMKRATLHVTPVIEKDTIQRPKVVHTHEKRSKAHITLAEKAKKQTTVVVELDPPKTLDTQRFFEGARALKRAGADAITLADNSLASPRVSNMAMGALLTKHDIPVLTHLTCRDHNVIGLQSHLLGLSALGMEEVLALTGDPARVGDFPGATSVYDLSSIELIKMIKEMNDGRSILGKSIGPATRFSVGGAFNPHVRHLKAAVKRMERKIDAGAEYFLTQPIYDIALIEEVYEATKHLEQPIFIGIMPLISKRNADFLHFEVPGITLPEAVRERMDGHETKEAAIEEGIRISQELIDAAMKYFNGIYLITPFLKYEITEHLVKYVREKQEVKEGIN, encoded by the coding sequence GTGAAATTACTAGATTTATTATCAAAAGGAATTGTAATAGGTGATGGTGCGGTTGGAACGTTATTACATTCACATGGCTTGCAAAGTAGTTTTGAAGAATTGAATATATCTGATCCGGATTTAATTATATCGATTCATAAGCAATATGTAGCTGCTGGGGCAGATGTAATTCAAACAAATACGTACGGAGCAAATGAAGCGAAATTACGTATGTATGGTTTAGAAAATCAAGTTACTGAAATTAATAGAGCAGCAGTAAAACTGGCGAAAGCATCTGTTACAGACAGAAATGCCATTTTAGGAACAATTGGTGGTATGAAACATATCGGAGCTGTTACGACAACTGATATGGAAAGAGAATTTATGTTACTTGAGCAGGCAAGTGCTTTACTAGAAGAACAGGTTGATGGATTACTATTAGAGACTTTTTATGATGAGTTTGAATTACTTCATGCCGTTCAGGTGTTACGAAAACAAACGAATATTCCAATTGTAGCGCAATTAGCGTTACATGAGGCAGGTACGACTCAAAATGGAAATGATGTAAATGAAATATTAAAACAGCTTTTAGATTATGGTGCAAATGTTGTTGGATTGAACTGCCAACTAGGGCCACTTCATATGACGGAAGCTTTTAAAATGATATCGATCCCGCAAAATGGTTATTTGTCAGCATATCCAAATGCAGGTCTCCCGAATTATGTGGAGGGACGTTACGTATATGAGGGAAGTCCAGCTTATTTCGAAGCGATGACACCGAAATTTATTGAGCAAGGTATTCGGTTATTGGGTGGTTGTTGTGGCACTACGCCAGAACATATTGAAAGCATGAAACGTGCCACTTTACATGTTACGCCTGTAATAGAGAAAGATACGATTCAAAGACCGAAAGTAGTTCATACGCATGAGAAACGTTCGAAAGCTCATATTACTTTAGCAGAGAAAGCCAAAAAACAAACGACAGTAGTAGTGGAATTAGATCCACCAAAAACGTTAGATACACAGCGTTTTTTTGAAGGCGCAAGAGCATTGAAAAGAGCTGGAGCAGATGCTATTACTCTAGCAGATAATTCATTAGCATCGCCTCGCGTCTCGAATATGGCAATGGGTGCATTATTAACGAAACACGATATTCCGGTATTGACGCACTTAACGTGTAGAGACCATAACGTCATCGGACTACAATCTCATTTACTAGGATTATCAGCGTTAGGCATGGAAGAAGTGTTAGCTTTAACTGGTGATCCAGCACGCGTTGGTGATTTTCCAGGTGCCACTTCTGTATATGATTTGTCCTCTATTGAGCTCATTAAAATGATTAAAGAAATGAACGATGGGCGCTCCATTTTAGGGAAATCAATAGGTCCAGCAACAAGGTTTTCAGTAGGAGGTGCGTTTAATCCGCATGTAAGACATTTAAAAGCAGCGGTTAAGCGAATGGAACGGAAAATAGATGCTGGAGCAGAATATTTCTTAACGCAGCCAATTTATGATATCGCGTTAATTGAAGAAGTGTATGAAGCGACAAAGCATTTAGAACAACCTATTTTTATTGGGATTATGCCATTAATAAGTAAACGGAATGCAGATTTTCTTCATTTTGAGGTGCCAGGTATTACTTTACCTGAAGCAGTAAGAGAGAGAATGGATGGACATGAAACGAAAGAGGCAGCAATTGAGGAAGGGATTCGTATTTCTCAAGAGTTGATCGATGCGGCGATGAAATATTTTAACGGCATTTATCTTATTACACCATTTCTAAAATATGAAATTACAGAACACCTCGTTAAATATGTGAGAGAAAAGCAAGAAGTGAAAGAAGGTATTAATTGA
- the metI gene encoding cystathionine gamma-synthase/O-acetylhomoserine thiolyase, producing the protein MSTIETKLAQIGNRSETTTGTVNPPVYFSTAYRHEGIGKSTGFDYSRTGNPTRGLLEQAIADLEHGEQGYACSSGMAAVLLVLSLFRSGDELIVSEDLYGGTYRLFSEHEKKWNVRCRYVNTQSIKQIEQAITTETKAIFIETPTNPLMQVTDIAAVATVAKRHGLLLIVDNTFYTPYIQQPLTEGADIVIHSATKYLGGHNDVLSGLVVAKGKELCEEIAHYHNASGAVLSPFDSWLLIRGMKTLALRMRQHEENAKAVVAYLNDEDGVTDVFYPGRGGMISFRLKDETWINPFLQSLSLITFAESLGGVESLMTYPATQTHADIPEEIRTANGVCNRLLRFSVGIENSNDLIQDLQQAIKLVKEGVRI; encoded by the coding sequence ATGTCAACTATTGAAACAAAACTAGCACAAATCGGAAACCGAAGCGAAACTACAACAGGAACTGTTAATCCACCTGTTTATTTTTCAACTGCCTATCGTCACGAAGGAATTGGTAAATCGACTGGCTTTGACTATTCACGAACTGGCAATCCAACTCGCGGCCTGTTAGAGCAGGCAATTGCAGACTTAGAACACGGTGAACAAGGATATGCCTGTAGTTCAGGGATGGCAGCTGTTCTCCTCGTCCTGTCCCTATTCCGTTCTGGAGACGAACTTATTGTATCTGAAGATTTATACGGGGGCACTTATCGATTATTTTCTGAGCACGAAAAAAAGTGGAACGTTCGATGTAGATACGTAAATACACAGTCTATTAAACAAATTGAGCAAGCTATCACAACTGAAACGAAGGCTATTTTCATAGAAACTCCAACTAATCCATTAATGCAAGTTACTGATATTGCTGCTGTCGCAACTGTAGCGAAAAGACACGGACTACTTCTTATCGTAGACAACACGTTCTACACACCTTATATACAGCAGCCATTAACAGAAGGCGCGGACATTGTAATTCATAGCGCAACGAAATATTTAGGAGGACATAACGATGTACTAAGCGGACTTGTCGTTGCAAAAGGAAAGGAACTTTGTGAGGAAATCGCTCATTATCATAATGCATCAGGCGCGGTCTTAAGCCCATTTGATTCATGGCTATTAATTCGTGGTATGAAAACATTAGCGCTTCGCATGAGACAACATGAAGAAAATGCAAAAGCAGTTGTCGCTTATTTAAATGATGAAGACGGTGTGACAGATGTATTTTACCCTGGAAGAGGCGGCATGATCTCATTTCGTCTAAAAGATGAAACGTGGATTAATCCATTCCTACAATCTTTATCCTTAATTACATTTGCTGAAAGTCTCGGTGGTGTTGAAAGTTTAATGACATATCCGGCAACACAAACACACGCTGATATTCCTGAAGAAATTAGAACAGCAAACGGTGTATGTAATCGTCTTCTTCGATTTTCTGTCGGTATTGAAAATAGTAACGATTTAATTCAAGACTTACAGCAAGCCATTAAACTTGTAAAAGAAGGTGTAAGAATATGA
- the metC gene encoding cystathionine beta-lyase yields MSYSIDTLLLHNQYKHDSQTGAVNVPIYNTSTFHQFDVDTFGKYDYSRSGNPTREALEDIIALLEGGTKGFAFASGIAAISTAFLLLSQGDHVLISEDVYGGTYRMITEVLSRYGVSHTFVDMTNLEEIKQNIKPNTKLFYVETPSNPLLKVTDIRAVSKLAKSIDALTFVDNTFLTPLFQKPLDLGADVVLHSATKFIAGHSDVTAGLAVVKDAELAQKLGFLQNAFGAILGPQDCSLVLRGLKTLHVRLEHSAANANKIAHYLQEHNKVQNVYYPGLQTHLGFNIQQSQATSAGAVLSFTLQSEDALRQFLSKVKLPVFAVSLGAVESILSYPAKMSHAALSQEARDERGISNSLLRLSVGLENVGDLISDFENALSYIEEPVNA; encoded by the coding sequence ATGAGTTATTCTATAGATACACTTTTACTACACAACCAATATAAACATGACTCACAAACAGGAGCTGTTAACGTTCCCATTTATAATACATCAACATTCCACCAATTTGATGTAGATACGTTCGGGAAATATGACTATAGCCGCTCTGGTAATCCAACTCGCGAAGCGCTTGAAGATATTATCGCTTTATTAGAAGGCGGAACAAAAGGGTTTGCATTCGCATCAGGAATTGCAGCGATTTCTACTGCATTCCTCCTCCTTTCACAAGGTGATCACGTACTCATTTCAGAAGACGTATACGGAGGGACTTATCGAATGATAACTGAAGTTCTCTCCCGTTACGGTGTATCACATACATTTGTTGATATGACCAATTTAGAAGAAATAAAACAAAACATTAAGCCAAATACAAAACTCTTTTATGTAGAAACACCCTCTAATCCACTTTTAAAAGTTACAGATATTCGTGCTGTTTCTAAACTTGCAAAATCTATTGACGCCCTTACTTTTGTTGATAATACATTTTTGACACCACTATTCCAGAAGCCACTTGATCTTGGCGCCGATGTCGTTCTTCATAGTGCCACAAAATTCATTGCCGGTCATAGTGATGTTACTGCAGGATTAGCGGTTGTAAAAGATGCCGAACTCGCTCAAAAACTTGGATTTTTACAAAATGCATTCGGCGCTATTTTAGGTCCGCAAGATTGTTCTCTCGTCCTTCGCGGTCTAAAAACATTGCATGTACGTCTTGAGCACTCAGCTGCTAACGCCAATAAAATTGCACACTATTTACAAGAGCACAATAAAGTTCAAAACGTCTATTATCCTGGCTTACAAACACATCTGGGATTTAATATTCAACAATCTCAAGCTACATCAGCCGGAGCTGTCCTATCTTTCACTTTACAATCAGAAGACGCACTCCGCCAATTTTTATCAAAAGTTAAATTACCTGTCTTTGCGGTTAGTTTAGGAGCTGTCGAATCAATCCTTTCCTACCCAGCTAAAATGTCACATGCAGCACTATCGCAAGAAGCTCGTGATGAAAGAGGTATTTCGAATTCATTACTTCGGTTATCCGTCGGCCTTGAAAATGTTGGCGATTTAATATCCGATTTTGAAAATGCCCTTTCTTATATAGAAGAACCTGTAAATGCATAG
- a CDS encoding cysteine hydrolase family protein produces the protein MDTCADVLIVIDLQNGVCYSEEHLFDLQNLLTKVNKRISSYRESNKPILFVQHCDDDLVPEKELWAIHGDLDVQERDFFVRKTHANSFYKTNLKEVLDQLSVHRIEFCGAQTEYCMDATIKFAHGLGYENFMVQKATSTLNNPFMSAKETINFYENIWNNRFLKLINDEI, from the coding sequence ATGGATACTTGTGCAGATGTCTTAATCGTTATCGATTTACAAAATGGAGTATGTTATAGCGAAGAACATTTATTTGACTTACAAAACTTACTTACAAAAGTAAATAAAAGAATTTCTTCATACAGAGAATCAAATAAACCAATTCTTTTCGTTCAACATTGTGATGATGATTTAGTACCTGAAAAAGAACTTTGGGCTATTCATGGTGATTTAGATGTTCAAGAACGAGATTTTTTTGTAAGAAAAACACATGCCAATTCATTTTATAAGACAAACTTAAAAGAGGTTTTAGATCAATTATCTGTCCATCGTATTGAATTTTGTGGTGCCCAAACAGAGTATTGTATGGATGCTACGATTAAATTCGCTCATGGACTAGGATACGAAAACTTCATGGTCCAGAAAGCAACCTCTACGCTAAATAATCCATTTATGTCCGCAAAAGAGACAATTAACTTTTATGAGAATATATGGAACAACAGATTTTTAAAATTGATAAATGATGAAATCTAG
- a CDS encoding ArsR/SmtB family transcription factor — MLETFQKEIELYESNAELLKVLAHPVRLCIVKGLIERGPSNVSTMYTGLNMPQSTISQHLAKLKSAKIVSSERKGLEIYYKVENETIIQLVRVLLG, encoded by the coding sequence ATGTTAGAAACCTTTCAAAAAGAAATTGAACTATATGAAAGCAATGCAGAATTATTGAAAGTACTTGCTCATCCTGTTCGCTTATGTATTGTAAAAGGATTAATTGAACGTGGTCCAAGCAACGTTTCTACAATGTACACTGGCTTAAACATGCCACAATCTACAATTTCACAGCATTTAGCAAAGTTAAAAAGCGCTAAAATCGTTTCAAGTGAAAGAAAAGGATTGGAAATTTATTACAAAGTAGAAAACGAGACAATTATTCAACTCGTTCGCGTATTATTAGGTTAG
- a CDS encoding class I SAM-dependent methyltransferase → MEMELILKEWMEKEKDYSISYSTYMNLALYAEEHGYYMKEREKIGRQGDFFTSSNVSSVFAKTFAKFFIRLVENGEVAPHICEIGGGTGKFAYDVLQEWKQLSPKTFIDLNYSMIEMSPFHRKLQQKNLCSFSNVSYYTSHNEMGESFEGILFSNELFDAFPVEVIEKRNGILYEVRVTYTEEGKLAEVCRPLHKKIGRYLLKYNIHLAEGQRFEVPIAMEEYIKEVAKWFQRGVCITVDYGYTKEEWMHPAHQEGSLRGYYEHKLIRNPLAYPGEMDLTTHIHWDELKEMFSLQGMHTVWHKKQSEFLLATGILEQLTNHQDRDPFSETQKQNRAVRSMVLGGGLGSAFDVAIHTKHMQQLHLDRYLKI, encoded by the coding sequence ATGGAGATGGAGCTCATTTTAAAAGAATGGATGGAAAAAGAAAAGGATTATTCAATTTCATACAGTACATATATGAACCTCGCATTATATGCAGAGGAACATGGATATTATATGAAAGAACGTGAAAAAATCGGAAGGCAAGGGGATTTTTTTACAAGTAGCAATGTATCCTCTGTGTTTGCAAAAACTTTTGCTAAGTTTTTTATTCGTCTTGTTGAAAATGGTGAAGTTGCTCCACATATTTGTGAGATTGGTGGGGGAACAGGGAAGTTTGCCTATGATGTTTTACAAGAATGGAAGCAATTATCACCGAAAACCTTTATTGATTTAAACTATTCAATGATTGAAATGAGCCCTTTTCATAGAAAATTACAGCAGAAAAATCTTTGTTCATTTTCTAATGTGTCATATTATACATCGCATAATGAAATGGGAGAATCGTTCGAAGGAATTCTTTTTTCGAATGAGTTATTTGATGCATTTCCTGTTGAAGTAATTGAGAAGAGAAATGGAATATTGTATGAAGTACGTGTTACGTACACAGAGGAAGGGAAGCTTGCAGAAGTATGTAGGCCGTTACATAAAAAAATTGGTCGATACTTATTGAAATATAATATTCATCTTGCTGAAGGCCAACGTTTTGAAGTGCCGATTGCAATGGAAGAATATATAAAAGAAGTTGCGAAATGGTTTCAACGAGGTGTATGTATTACAGTTGATTATGGATATACAAAAGAAGAATGGATGCATCCTGCACATCAAGAAGGAAGTTTACGAGGCTATTACGAGCATAAGTTAATTCGTAATCCTTTAGCGTATCCAGGTGAAATGGACCTTACTACTCATATTCATTGGGACGAACTGAAAGAGATGTTTAGCCTGCAAGGTATGCATACAGTATGGCATAAGAAGCAATCTGAGTTTTTGTTAGCAACAGGAATATTAGAGCAACTTACGAATCATCAAGATCGGGATCCTTTTTCTGAAACTCAAAAACAAAATCGCGCAGTGCGTTCAATGGTTTTGGGCGGAGGATTAGGGAGTGCATTTGATGTTGCTATACATACGAAACATATGCAACAGCTACACTTAGATCGGTATTTGAAAATATAA
- a CDS encoding MBL fold metallo-hydrolase — protein MKWIQMPLGPLQTNAYILTNEQNECIIFDPGHEGEKLVTYLQEEKLKPLAVLLTHAHFDHIGAVDAVRDAFHIPVYVHKEEADWLGDATVNGSQIFMMNRSITAKPADHIIDAEGALAIGSFNFEIFETPGHSPGSVSYYCKEANAVFSGDVLFQMSIGRTDLPGGSFAELIGSIEEKLFVLPDETAVLCGHGPETSIGFEKENNPFLQ, from the coding sequence ATGAAATGGATACAAATGCCGTTAGGCCCATTACAAACAAATGCTTATATTTTAACGAATGAGCAAAATGAGTGTATTATCTTTGATCCTGGTCACGAAGGAGAGAAGCTCGTTACATATTTACAAGAAGAAAAATTAAAGCCACTGGCTGTTTTATTAACACATGCTCACTTTGATCATATTGGTGCTGTTGATGCGGTAAGAGACGCTTTTCATATTCCTGTGTACGTACATAAAGAAGAAGCAGATTGGTTAGGCGATGCAACTGTAAATGGTTCTCAAATTTTTATGATGAATCGCAGCATTACAGCAAAACCAGCAGATCATATTATTGATGCAGAAGGTGCATTAGCAATTGGTTCATTTAACTTTGAAATTTTTGAGACACCAGGACATTCTCCAGGCAGTGTTTCTTATTACTGTAAAGAGGCGAATGCTGTATTTTCTGGAGATGTATTGTTCCAAATGAGTATTGGAAGAACAGATTTACCTGGTGGAAGTTTTGCAGAATTGATTGGAAGTATTGAAGAGAAATTATTTGTATTACCTGATGAAACAGCGGTGTTATGTGGACATGGTCCAGAAACAAGCATTGGTTTTGAAAAAGAAAATAATCCATTTTTACAGTAA
- a CDS encoding DUF2759 domain-containing protein, which translates to MGLVIIFTLVTLLAVFATLRTLREKNFLAGGFAIATVLVFGWFTIMTVLYNGYPPAA; encoded by the coding sequence ATGGGCCTTGTTATTATTTTTACGCTTGTCACTCTGTTAGCTGTATTTGCTACGCTTAGAACACTTCGCGAAAAGAATTTTCTCGCGGGCGGCTTTGCAATTGCAACTGTACTCGTTTTCGGATGGTTTACAATCATGACTGTTCTATATAACGGGTACCCACCAGCAGCTTAA